A region of Candidatus Diapherotrites archaeon DNA encodes the following proteins:
- a CDS encoding right-handed parallel beta-helix repeat-containing protein produces MDQNLPKGQSAIEYLLLLGAAILIAAVVVALIIFVGSGGKQSAQRGSQTVAVAQGNLSKSLGLPGPITDRGGGIFDLKKDFGAKGDGVSDDYESFIAAAAKLSGSTDATLVIPAGDYKIDRYKILAATSDGRLPNGVTDIKFSGCNGLEIVGLGKDASGNYKAKVEVKGDFYRSADRSAVNAAGVTVWSSNSGSVTPFYFDHCNGFSISGLELYGNNDKMSHDPRVREHPSGMGIATYGCKNYSISDIFVHNFQTDGIYLGGSASPVDSGATVDGVVSSSNGRQGLSIIQVKNSTIKNSVFKDTGITGGSDTGYNPRAGVDIEPNVNVPNITENLVFENDEFSNNRGYQIVSSAYVGGIVVRNSRVFSGNQRKLAYFRVNGITIEGSEFKTSAREFAQDWDKSGFGVTLMAGGTALIKNNLIEASSLAYPVKTVGIHRPYVHFFSGSGITFAGNRISTDSSFFYPISGQAYDTAIYLNVGESSNNTFSTGMTGLNHFAVVYGPATKVVSDAFLPRDNFRPQPGYVWTGAGNSYSQN; encoded by the coding sequence GTGGATCAAAACCTTCCAAAAGGCCAGTCCGCCATAGAATATCTTTTGCTGTTGGGCGCCGCGATTTTGATTGCCGCGGTTGTCGTTGCCTTGATTATTTTTGTGGGTTCCGGGGGCAAGCAGTCGGCGCAAAGAGGGTCGCAGACTGTTGCTGTAGCGCAGGGGAATCTTTCCAAATCCCTTGGCCTGCCAGGCCCCATCACCGACCGCGGCGGCGGAATTTTTGATTTGAAAAAGGATTTTGGCGCGAAAGGCGACGGGGTTTCCGACGATTATGAATCGTTCATTGCTGCTGCGGCCAAGCTGAGCGGTTCGACTGACGCAACGCTTGTCATTCCTGCAGGGGACTATAAGATTGACCGGTACAAGATTTTGGCTGCGACTTCCGACGGCAGGCTTCCAAATGGCGTAACCGACATCAAGTTTTCCGGATGCAACGGCCTGGAAATTGTCGGCTTGGGAAAGGACGCATCGGGAAACTACAAGGCAAAAGTCGAGGTCAAGGGCGACTTTTACAGGTCGGCGGACCGCAGTGCCGTCAATGCCGCGGGCGTGACGGTGTGGAGTTCCAATTCCGGTTCGGTCACGCCGTTTTATTTCGATCACTGTAACGGATTTTCCATTTCCGGCTTGGAATTGTACGGCAACAACGACAAGATGTCGCACGATCCGCGCGTCAGAGAACACCCGTCAGGAATGGGCATTGCGACTTATGGCTGCAAAAATTATTCGATTTCCGACATTTTTGTGCACAACTTCCAGACGGACGGCATTTACCTTGGCGGCTCGGCAAGCCCCGTGGATTCGGGCGCAACCGTTGACGGCGTGGTTTCAAGCAGCAACGGCAGGCAGGGCCTCAGCATAATTCAGGTGAAAAACTCGACAATAAAAAACAGCGTTTTCAAGGACACCGGCATTACGGGCGGAAGCGACACAGGATATAATCCGAGGGCCGGCGTTGACATCGAGCCGAACGTGAACGTCCCCAACATAACCGAAAATCTTGTTTTTGAAAACGACGAGTTCAGCAACAACCGCGGCTACCAGATTGTTTCAAGCGCTTATGTTGGCGGAATCGTGGTCAGGAATTCAAGGGTTTTTTCGGGAAACCAGCGCAAGCTCGCCTATTTCAGGGTGAACGGCATTACAATCGAGGGCTCCGAATTCAAGACTTCTGCAAGGGAGTTTGCCCAGGACTGGGACAAGAGCGGATTCGGGGTCACTCTCATGGCGGGCGGAACCGCGCTTATAAAAAACAATCTCATAGAGGCATCCTCGTTGGCGTATCCTGTGAAAACCGTTGGAATCCACAGGCCTTACGTGCACTTCTTTTCGGGAAGCGGGATAACCTTTGCGGGCAACAGAATTTCCACCGACTCAAGCTTTTTTTATCCCATTTCAGGGCAGGCTTATGACACCGCAATTTATTTGAACGTCGGCGAATCCTCGAACAACACTTTTTCGACCGGCATGACCGGCTTAAACCATTTCGCAGTCGTTTACGGCCCGGCCACAAAAGTCGTTTCAGACGCGTTTTTGCCGCGGGACAATTTCAGGCCGCAGCCGGGATATGTTTGGACTGGCGCAGGCAACTCTTATTCGCAGAACTGA